From Ailuropoda melanoleuca isolate Jingjing chromosome 8, ASM200744v2, whole genome shotgun sequence, a single genomic window includes:
- the ADAMTS4 gene encoding A disintegrin and metalloproteinase with thrombospondin motifs 4, protein MSRTDGHPRRGLAGCWLWGVQPRLLLPIVPISGLVGRVLLLLLPLASLLPSARPAGPLPREEEIVFPEKLNGSVLPGLGAPARLLYRLPAFGETLLLELEQDPGVRVEGLTVQYLGQAPELLGGAEPGTYLTGTINGDPESVASLHWDGGALLGVLQYRGTELHIQPLEGGTLNSAGGPGAHILRRKSPASGQGPMCNVKAPPGNPSPSPRRAKRFASLSRFVETLVVADDKMAAFHGAGLKRYLLTVMAAAAKAFKHPSIRNPVSLVVTRLVILGPGEEGPQVGPSAAQTLRSFCAWQRGLNTPEDSDPDHFDTAILFTRQDLCGVSTCDTLGMADVGTVCDPARSCAIVEDDGLQSAFTAAHELGHVFNMLHDNSKPCVGLNGPGSTSRHVMAPVMAHVDPEEPWSPCSARFITDFLDNGYGHCLLDKPAAPLHLPVTFPGKDYDADRQCQLTFGPDSHHCPQLPPPCAALWCSGHLNGHAMCQTKHSPWADGTPCGPAQACMGGRCLHVDQLQDFNIPQAGGWGPWGSWGDCSRSCGGGVQFSSRDCTRPVPRNGGKYCEGRRTRFRSCNTQDCPTGSALTFREEQCSAYNHRTDLFKSFPGPMDWVPRYTGVAPRDQCKLTCQARALGYYYVLEPRVVDGTPCSPDSSSVCVQGRCIHAGCDRVIGSKKKFDKCMVCGGDGSSCTKQSGSFRKFRYGYNNVVTIPAGATHILVRQQGAPGVRSLYLALKLPDGSYALNGEYTLMPSPTDVVLPGAVSLRYSGATAASETLSGHGPLAQPLTLQVLVAGDPQKARLRYSFFVPQPAPSTPRPPPQDWLHRKAQILEILRRRPWAGRK, encoded by the exons ATGTCCCGGACGGACGGGCATCCCAGGAGGGGCTTGGCGGGGTGCTGGCTGTGGGGAGTCCAAccccgcctgctgctccccatcgTGCCCATCTCTGGGCTGGTGGGgcgggtgctgctgctgctgctgccgctggcctccctcctgccctccgcCCGGCCGGCCGGCCCCCTCCCCCGGGAGGAGGAGATCGTGTTTCCAGAGAAGCTCAATGGCAGCGTCCTGCCTGGTTTGGGCGCCCCTGCCAGGCTTCTGTACCGCTTGCCAGCCTTTGGGGAGACGCTGCTGCTAGAGCTGGAGCAGGACCCCGGCGTGCGGGTCGAGGGGCTGACGGTGCAGTACCTGGGCCAAGCACCTGAGCTGCTGGGAGGGGCCGAGCCAGGCACCTACCTCACCGGCACCATCAACGGAGATCCAGAGTCGGTGGCATCTCTGCATTGGGACGGGGGAGCCCTGTTAGGGGTGCTGCAGTATCGGGGGACCGAACTCCACATCCAACCCCTGGAGGGAGGCACCCTTAACTCTGCCGGGGGGCCTGGGGCTCACATCTTACGTCGGAAGAGTCCTGCCAGCGGCCAGGGCCCCATGTGCAACGTCAAGGCTCCTCCCGGgaatcccagccccagccctcgaAGAGCCAAG CGCTTTGCTTCGCTGAGTAGATTTGTGGAGACTCTGGTCGTGGCTGATGACAAGATGGCAGCATTTCACGGCGCAGGGCTGAAGCGCTACCTGCTGACTGTTATGGCCGCGGCCGCCAAGGCCTTCAAGCACCCAAGCATCCGCAACCCCGTCAGCTTGGTGGTGACTCGGCTCGTGATTCTGGGGCCAGGCGAGGAAGGGCCCCAAGTGGGGCCCAGTGCCGCCCAGACCCTGCGCAGCTTCTGCGCCTGGCAGCGAGGACTCAACACCCCTGAGGACTCGGACCCTGACCACTTTGACACGGCTATTCTGTTCACCCGGCAG GACCTGTGCGGGGTCTCTACTTGTGACACTCTGGGCATGGCTGATGTGGGCACTGTGTGTGACCCAGCTCGGAGCTGTGCCATTGTGGAGGATGATGGGCTCCAGTCGGCCTTCACTGCTGCTCATGAACTGG GTCACGTCTTCAACATGCTCCATGACAACTCAAAGCCATGTGTTGGTCTGAATGGGCCTGGGAGCACCTCCCGCCACGTCATGGCTCCTGTGATGGCTCACGTGGACCCCGAGGAGCCCTGGTCCCCCTGCAGTGCCCGCTTCATCACTGACTTCCTGGACAATGGCTACG GGCACTGTCTCTTAGACAAGCCAGCTGCTCCCCTGCATCTGCCTGTGACTTTCCCTGGCAAGGACTATGACGCTGATCGCCAGTGCCAGCTGACCTTCGGGCCCGACTCACACCACTGTCCACAGCTGCCGCCACCCTGTGCTGCCCTCTGGTGCTCTGGCCACCTCAATGGCCACGCCATGTGCCAGACCAAGCACTCACCCTGGGCTGATGGCACCCCCTGCGGGCCGGCCCAGGCCTGCATGGGGGGCCGCTGCCTCCACGTGGACCAGCTTCAGGACTTCAAT ATCCCACAGGCTGGtggctggggcccctgggggtCATGGGGCGACTGCTCCCGGAGCTGCGGGGGCGGTGTCCAGTTCTCTTCCCGGGACTGCACGCGGCCGGTCCCCCGGAATGGTGGCAAGTACTGTGAGGGCCGCCGCACCCGCTTCCGCTCCTGCAACACCCAGGACTGCCCCACTGGCTCAG CACTGACCTTCCGTGAGGAGCAGTGTTCTGCTTACAACCACCGCACTGACCTCTTCAAGAGCTTCCCGGGGCCCATGGACTGGGTGCCCCGCTACACGGGCGTGGCCCCGCGGGACCAGTGCAAGCTGACCTGCCAGGCCCGCGCCCTGGGCTACTACTATGTGCTGGAGCCGCGG GTGGTCGATGGGACTCCCTGTTCCCCGGACAGCTCCTCCGTCTGTGTTCAAGGCCGCTGCATCCATGCTGGCTGTGACCGTGTCATTGGCTCCAAAAAGAAGTTTGACAAGTGCATGGTGTGCGGTGGGGACGGTTCTAGCTGCACTAAACAGTCTGGCTCCTTCAGAAAATTCAG GTACGGATACAACAACGTGGTCACTATCCCTGCGGGGGCCACGCATATCCTCGTCCGGCAGCAGGGGGCCCCTGGTGTCCGGAGCCTCTACCTGGCCCTGAAGCTTCCAGATGGCTCCTACGCCCTCAACGGTGAATACACGCTGATGCCCTCGCCCACGGATGTGGTCTTGCCCGGCGCGGTCAGTCTGCGCTACAGCGGGGCCACTGCCGCCTCTGAGACACTGTCAGGCCACGGGCCGCTGGCCCAGCCCTTAACGCTGCAGGTCCTGGTAGCCGGCGACCCCCAGAAGGCTCGCCTGCGGTACAGCTTCTTCGTGCCCCAGCCGGCCCCGTCCACACCGCGTCCCCCTCCCCAGGACTGGCTGCACCGCAAGGCGCAGATTCTGGAGATCCTCCGGCGGCGCCCCTGGGCGGGCAGGAAATAG